In Accipiter gentilis chromosome 17, bAccGen1.1, whole genome shotgun sequence, one DNA window encodes the following:
- the PPFIA1 gene encoding liprin-alpha-1 isoform X5, whose protein sequence is MMCEVMPTISEAEIPSGGNGGHGSGSPLQSDADSHFEQLMVSMLEERDRLLETLRETQETLALTQGKLHEVGHERDSLQRQLNTALPQEFAALTKELNVCREQLLEREEEIAELKAERNNTRLLLEHLECLVSRHERSLRMTVVKRQAQSPAGVSSEVEVLKALKSLFEHHKALDEKVRERLRVALERCSLLEEELGTTHKELMILKEQNNQKKTLPDGMLDINHEQENTPTTNGKRSSDGSLCHDENLAKVIELQDIIDKQNKEQTQMKERLTALSSRVTELEEDLDTARKDLIKSEEMNTKLQRDVRETMAQKEDMEERITTLEKRYLAAQREATSVHDLNDKLENEIATKDSMHRQSEDKNRQLQERLELAEQKLQQTLRKAETLPEVEAELAQRVAALSKAEERHGNIEERLRQMEAQLEEKNQELQRARQREKMNEEHNKRLSETVDKLLSESNERLQLHLKERMAALEDKNSLLREIETAKKQVEELQHEKDQLVLNVEALRAENDQVRLRATSLHHSRPDFRYPITSSSLPDSHTDSYGTSSVLRRPQKGRLAALRDEPSKVQTLNEQDWERAQQASVLANVAQAFESDVDVSDVEDDRETIFSSVDLLSPSGQADAQTLAMMLQEQLDAINKEIRLIQEEKENTEQRAEEIESRVGSGSLDAHGRFRSMSSIPPPYASGSLAGSSPPGSGRSTPRRIPHSPAREVDRLGIMTLSPASREEVRDDKATIKCETSPPSSPRSLRLDRVQKGALHTVSHEDIRDIRNSTGSQDGQTSNPSSSNSSQDSLHKAPKKKGIKSSIGRLFGKKEKGRPGQASKETLGQVGMAEADSSSQDALGLSKLGGQAEKNRKMQKKHELLEEARRQGLPFAQWDGPTVVVWLELWVGMPAWYVAACRANVKSGAIMSALSDTEIQREIGISNPLHRLKLRLAIQEIMSLTSPSAPPTSRTTLAYGDMNHEWIGNEWLPSLGLPQYRSYFMECLVDARMLDHLTKKDLRGQLKMVDSFHRNSFQCGIMCLRRLNYDRKELERKREESQNEIKDVLVWSNERMIHWVVSIGLKEYANNLIESGVHGALVALDESFDYNALALLLQIPTQNTQARAVLEREFNNLLALGTDRRLDEDDDKSFRRAPSWRKKFRPKDIRGLAAGSAETLPANFRVTTSMSSPSMQPKKMQIDGSVSGTQRLDSATVRTYSC, encoded by the exons GAATTTGCAGCGCTTACAAAAGAGCTAAATGTATGCAGGGAGCAGCTGcttgaaagggaagaagaaatcgctgaactgaaagcagaaagaaataatacGAGG ctattacTGGAACATTTGGAGTGTCTTGTCTCCAGGCATGAGCGATCTCTCAGAATGACTGTTGTAAAGAGACAAGCTCAGTCTCCAGCAGGAGTTTCTAGTGAAGTAGAAGTTCTCAAAGCACTAAAATCTTTATTTGAGCACCATAAAGCCCTTGATGAAAAG GTAAGGGAGAGGTTACGAGTAGCACTTGAAAGATGTAGCTTATTGGAAGAAGAACTAGGTACTACGCATAAAGAg ttaatGATTCTGAAAGAGCAAAATAATCAGAAGAAAACACTTCCAGATGGGATGCTGGATATAAATCATGAACAAGAAAATACACCAACTACAAATGGGAAG CGATCCTCTGATGGTTCTTTATGCCATGATGAAAACCTTGCTAAAGTGATTGAACTCCAAGACATTATAGATAAGCAAAACAAAGAGCAGACACAAATGAAGGAACGTCTTACTGCTTTGTCTAGCAGAGTAACAGAGCTGGAAGAAGATCTTGACACAGCTAGAAAAGACTTAATAAAATCTGAAGAAATGAATACAAAGTTACAGAGAGATGTACGAGAG ACTATGGCCCAAAAGGAAGACATGGAAGAGAGAATTACAACTCTTGAGAAACGCTACCTCGCTGCACAACGTGAAGCTACATCTGTGCATGACCTCAATGAtaaacttgaaaatgaaattgcCACTAAAGACTCCATGCATCGACAG AGTGAAGATAAGAATAGACAATTGCAAGAACGACTGGAACTAGCTGAACAAAAGCTGCAGCAGACTTTGAGAAAGGCTGAAACTTTGCCGGAGGTGGAAGCTGAGCTAGCACAGAGAGTTGCGGCACTTTCAAAG GCTGAGGAAAGACATGGCAATATAGAGGAACGATTGAGACAGATGGAAGCACAGCTAGAAGAAAAGAATCAAGAACTGCAAAGG GctagacagagagagaagatgAATGAAGAGCATAATAAACGTTTGTCAGAAACTGTTGATAAGCTTCTGTCTGAATCTAATGAAAGGCTTCAGCTTCATCTCAAGGAGAGGATGGCTGCCTTGGAAGATAAG aattcaCTTCTTCGAGAAATTGAAACTGCAAAAAAACAAGTAGAGGAACTTCAACATGAAAAG gaTCAGCTTGTATTAAATGTTGAAGCATTAAGGGCTGAAAATGACCAAGTGAGACTCAGAGCCACATCACTTCATCATAG CCGACCAGATTTCAGATACCCTATCACATCTTCGTCTTTGCCTGACAGTCATACAGACTCCTATGGCACCTCATCAGTGCTAAGGCGTCCCCAGAAAGGACGTTTGGCAGCTCTCAGAGATGAACCTTCAAAG GTTCAAACTCTGAACGAGCAGGACTGGGAGCGAGCCCAGCAAGCAAGTGTATTGGCAAATGTGGCACAAGCGTTTGAAAGTGATGTTGATGTCTCTGATGTTGAGGATGATAGGGAGACTATATTCAGTTCAGTTGATCTGCTATCACCAAGTGGTCAGGCTGATGCTCAAACTTTGGCCATGATGCTTCAAGAACAGTTGGATGCAATCAACAAAGAGATTAG acttatacaagaagaaaaggaaaacacagagcagCGTGCAGAGGAGATTGAAAGCAGAGTGGGTAGTGGAAGTTTGGATGCCCATGGCCGATTCAGGTCCATGAGCTCCATTCCTCCTCCATACGCAAGTGGGTCACTTGCTGGTTCTTCCCCACCTGGCAGTGGCCGCTCTACCCCAAGGCGGATTCCACATAGTCCAGCTCGGGAAGTGGACAGACTAGGTATCATGACACTG TCTCCAGCTTCTAGAGAAGAGGTACGAGATGATAAAGCCACAATAAAATGTGAAACATCACCACCTTCTTCACCTCGATCTTTGCGTTTGGACAGAGTCCAAAAAGGAGCTTTGCATACAGTGAGCCATGAAGATATCAGGGACATAAGAAA TTCAACAGGCTCGCAAGATGGGCAAACGAGTAATCCTAGTAGCAGTAATAGTAGCCAAGATTCTCTTCATAAAGCCCCCAAAAAGAAGGGGATTAAATCCTCTATTGGCCGCTTGTTtggcaagaaagaaaagggacGACCTGGACAAGCGAGCAAGGAAACATTAGGACAAG ttGGCATGGCAGAAGCAGATAGTTCCTCTCAGGATGCATTAGGTCTCAGCAAGCTTGGAGGTCaggcagaaaaaaacaggaaaatgcaaaaaaa GCATGAGCTGCTAGAGGAAGCCAGAAGACAAGGTTTGCCTTTTGCACAGTGGGATGGGCCTACTGTTGTTGTGTGGTTGGAG cTGTGGGTTGGGATGCCAGCCTGGTATGTGGCTGCTTGCCGAGCAAATGTGAAAAGTGGTGCTATCATGTCAGCCTTGTCTGATACAGAAATACAGCGTGAAATTGGAATTAGTAATCCTCTGCACAGACTGAAGCTGAGGCTGGCCATTCAGGAAATCATGTCACTAACAAGTCCATCTGCCCCTCCCACCTCAAGGACG aCGTTAGCATATGGTGATATGAACCATGAGTGGATCGGCAATGAATGGCTCCCTAGTCTGGGGCTCCCTCAGTATCGCAGCTATTTCATGGAATGTCTTGTTGATGCTCGAATGCTGGATCATTTAACTAAAAAAGATCTGCGTGGGCAACTTAAAATGGTGGACAGCTTTCACAG aaacagttttcagTGTGGCATTATGTGCCTACGAAGACTGAATTATGATCGAaaagaacttgaaagaaaaagagaagaaagccagaATGAAATTAAGG atGTCCTTGTCTGGAGCAATGAAAGAATGATCCATTGGGTAGTGTCCATTGGTCTTAAAGAATATGCGAATAACCTTATAGAGAGCGGAGTTCACGGTGCACTTGTGGCCTTAGATGAATCATTTGATTACAATGCATTAGCTCTCTTATTACAAATACCCACTCAAAACACACAG GCTCGTGCTGTTCTGGAGAGGGAATTTAATAACCTTCTTGCTTTGGGCACTGACAGAAGACTTGATGAA GATGATGATAAGAGCTTTAGGAGAGCACCTTCATGGAGAAAGAAGTTTAGACCAAAGGACATAAGAGGTTTAGCTGCTGGatcagcagagactcttcctgcAAATTTCAGAGTTACAACCTCAATGTCTTCACCCTCTATGCAGCCAAAGAAGATGCAGATTGATG
- the PPFIA1 gene encoding liprin-alpha-1 isoform X2 — protein sequence MMCEVMPTISEAEIPSGGNGGHGSGSPLQSDADSHFEQLMVSMLEERDRLLETLRETQETLALTQGKLHEVGHERDSLQRQLNTALPQEFAALTKELNVCREQLLEREEEIAELKAERNNTRLLLEHLECLVSRHERSLRMTVVKRQAQSPAGVSSEVEVLKALKSLFEHHKALDEKVRERLRVALERCSLLEEELGTTHKELMILKEQNNQKKTLPDGMLDINHEQENTPTTNGKRSSDGSLCHDENLAKVIELQDIIDKQNKEQTQMKERLTALSSRVTELEEDLDTARKDLIKSEEMNTKLQRDVRETMAQKEDMEERITTLEKRYLAAQREATSVHDLNDKLENEIATKDSMHRQSEDKNRQLQERLELAEQKLQQTLRKAETLPEVEAELAQRVAALSKAEERHGNIEERLRQMEAQLEEKNQELQRARQREKMNEEHNKRLSETVDKLLSESNERLQLHLKERMAALEDKNSLLREIETAKKQVEELQHEKDQLVLNVEALRAENDQVRLRATSLHHSRPDFRYPITSSSLPDSHTDSYGTSSVLRRPQKGRLAALRDEPSKVQTLNEQDWERAQQASVLANVAQAFESDVDVSDVEDDRETIFSSVDLLSPSGQADAQTLAMMLQEQLDAINKEIRLIQEEKENTEQRAEEIESRVGSGSLDAHGRFRSMSSIPPPYASGSLAGSSPPGSGRSTPRRIPHSPAREVDRLGIMTLSPASREEVRDDKATIKCETSPPSSPRSLRLDRVQKGALHTVSHEDIRDIRNSTGSQDGQTSNPSSSNSSQDSLHKAPKKKGIKSSIGRLFGKKEKGRPGQASKETLGQVGMAEADSSSQDALGLSKLGGQAEKNRKMQKKHELLEEARRQGLPFAQWDGPTVVVWLELWVGMPAWYVAACRANVKSGAIMSALSDTEIQREIGISNPLHRLKLRLAIQEIMSLTSPSAPPTSRTTTGNVWVTHEEMENLTATQQTEDEEGSWAQTLAYGDMNHEWIGNEWLPSLGLPQYRSYFMECLVDARMLDHLTKKDLRGQLKMVDSFHRNSFQCGIMCLRRLNYDRKELERKREESQNEIKDVLVWSNERMIHWVVSIGLKEYANNLIESGVHGALVALDESFDYNALALLLQIPTQNTQARAVLEREFNNLLALGTDRRLDEDDDKSFRRAPSWRKKFRPKDIRGLAAGSAETLPANFRVTTSMSSPSMQPKKMQIDGSVSGTQRLDSATVRTYSC from the exons GAATTTGCAGCGCTTACAAAAGAGCTAAATGTATGCAGGGAGCAGCTGcttgaaagggaagaagaaatcgctgaactgaaagcagaaagaaataatacGAGG ctattacTGGAACATTTGGAGTGTCTTGTCTCCAGGCATGAGCGATCTCTCAGAATGACTGTTGTAAAGAGACAAGCTCAGTCTCCAGCAGGAGTTTCTAGTGAAGTAGAAGTTCTCAAAGCACTAAAATCTTTATTTGAGCACCATAAAGCCCTTGATGAAAAG GTAAGGGAGAGGTTACGAGTAGCACTTGAAAGATGTAGCTTATTGGAAGAAGAACTAGGTACTACGCATAAAGAg ttaatGATTCTGAAAGAGCAAAATAATCAGAAGAAAACACTTCCAGATGGGATGCTGGATATAAATCATGAACAAGAAAATACACCAACTACAAATGGGAAG CGATCCTCTGATGGTTCTTTATGCCATGATGAAAACCTTGCTAAAGTGATTGAACTCCAAGACATTATAGATAAGCAAAACAAAGAGCAGACACAAATGAAGGAACGTCTTACTGCTTTGTCTAGCAGAGTAACAGAGCTGGAAGAAGATCTTGACACAGCTAGAAAAGACTTAATAAAATCTGAAGAAATGAATACAAAGTTACAGAGAGATGTACGAGAG ACTATGGCCCAAAAGGAAGACATGGAAGAGAGAATTACAACTCTTGAGAAACGCTACCTCGCTGCACAACGTGAAGCTACATCTGTGCATGACCTCAATGAtaaacttgaaaatgaaattgcCACTAAAGACTCCATGCATCGACAG AGTGAAGATAAGAATAGACAATTGCAAGAACGACTGGAACTAGCTGAACAAAAGCTGCAGCAGACTTTGAGAAAGGCTGAAACTTTGCCGGAGGTGGAAGCTGAGCTAGCACAGAGAGTTGCGGCACTTTCAAAG GCTGAGGAAAGACATGGCAATATAGAGGAACGATTGAGACAGATGGAAGCACAGCTAGAAGAAAAGAATCAAGAACTGCAAAGG GctagacagagagagaagatgAATGAAGAGCATAATAAACGTTTGTCAGAAACTGTTGATAAGCTTCTGTCTGAATCTAATGAAAGGCTTCAGCTTCATCTCAAGGAGAGGATGGCTGCCTTGGAAGATAAG aattcaCTTCTTCGAGAAATTGAAACTGCAAAAAAACAAGTAGAGGAACTTCAACATGAAAAG gaTCAGCTTGTATTAAATGTTGAAGCATTAAGGGCTGAAAATGACCAAGTGAGACTCAGAGCCACATCACTTCATCATAG CCGACCAGATTTCAGATACCCTATCACATCTTCGTCTTTGCCTGACAGTCATACAGACTCCTATGGCACCTCATCAGTGCTAAGGCGTCCCCAGAAAGGACGTTTGGCAGCTCTCAGAGATGAACCTTCAAAG GTTCAAACTCTGAACGAGCAGGACTGGGAGCGAGCCCAGCAAGCAAGTGTATTGGCAAATGTGGCACAAGCGTTTGAAAGTGATGTTGATGTCTCTGATGTTGAGGATGATAGGGAGACTATATTCAGTTCAGTTGATCTGCTATCACCAAGTGGTCAGGCTGATGCTCAAACTTTGGCCATGATGCTTCAAGAACAGTTGGATGCAATCAACAAAGAGATTAG acttatacaagaagaaaaggaaaacacagagcagCGTGCAGAGGAGATTGAAAGCAGAGTGGGTAGTGGAAGTTTGGATGCCCATGGCCGATTCAGGTCCATGAGCTCCATTCCTCCTCCATACGCAAGTGGGTCACTTGCTGGTTCTTCCCCACCTGGCAGTGGCCGCTCTACCCCAAGGCGGATTCCACATAGTCCAGCTCGGGAAGTGGACAGACTAGGTATCATGACACTG TCTCCAGCTTCTAGAGAAGAGGTACGAGATGATAAAGCCACAATAAAATGTGAAACATCACCACCTTCTTCACCTCGATCTTTGCGTTTGGACAGAGTCCAAAAAGGAGCTTTGCATACAGTGAGCCATGAAGATATCAGGGACATAAGAAA TTCAACAGGCTCGCAAGATGGGCAAACGAGTAATCCTAGTAGCAGTAATAGTAGCCAAGATTCTCTTCATAAAGCCCCCAAAAAGAAGGGGATTAAATCCTCTATTGGCCGCTTGTTtggcaagaaagaaaagggacGACCTGGACAAGCGAGCAAGGAAACATTAGGACAAG ttGGCATGGCAGAAGCAGATAGTTCCTCTCAGGATGCATTAGGTCTCAGCAAGCTTGGAGGTCaggcagaaaaaaacaggaaaatgcaaaaaaa GCATGAGCTGCTAGAGGAAGCCAGAAGACAAGGTTTGCCTTTTGCACAGTGGGATGGGCCTACTGTTGTTGTGTGGTTGGAG cTGTGGGTTGGGATGCCAGCCTGGTATGTGGCTGCTTGCCGAGCAAATGTGAAAAGTGGTGCTATCATGTCAGCCTTGTCTGATACAGAAATACAGCGTGAAATTGGAATTAGTAATCCTCTGCACAGACTGAAGCTGAGGCTGGCCATTCAGGAAATCATGTCACTAACAAGTCCATCTGCCCCTCCCACCTCAAGGACG ACCACGGGAAATGTCTGGGTAACACATGAAGAAATGGAAAATCTTACAGCCACACAACAAACG GAAGATGAGGAGGGAAGCTGGGCTCAG aCGTTAGCATATGGTGATATGAACCATGAGTGGATCGGCAATGAATGGCTCCCTAGTCTGGGGCTCCCTCAGTATCGCAGCTATTTCATGGAATGTCTTGTTGATGCTCGAATGCTGGATCATTTAACTAAAAAAGATCTGCGTGGGCAACTTAAAATGGTGGACAGCTTTCACAG aaacagttttcagTGTGGCATTATGTGCCTACGAAGACTGAATTATGATCGAaaagaacttgaaagaaaaagagaagaaagccagaATGAAATTAAGG atGTCCTTGTCTGGAGCAATGAAAGAATGATCCATTGGGTAGTGTCCATTGGTCTTAAAGAATATGCGAATAACCTTATAGAGAGCGGAGTTCACGGTGCACTTGTGGCCTTAGATGAATCATTTGATTACAATGCATTAGCTCTCTTATTACAAATACCCACTCAAAACACACAG GCTCGTGCTGTTCTGGAGAGGGAATTTAATAACCTTCTTGCTTTGGGCACTGACAGAAGACTTGATGAA GATGATGATAAGAGCTTTAGGAGAGCACCTTCATGGAGAAAGAAGTTTAGACCAAAGGACATAAGAGGTTTAGCTGCTGGatcagcagagactcttcctgcAAATTTCAGAGTTACAACCTCAATGTCTTCACCCTCTATGCAGCCAAAGAAGATGCAGATTGATG
- the PPFIA1 gene encoding liprin-alpha-1 isoform X4, whose amino-acid sequence MMCEVMPTISEAEIPSGGNGGHGSGSPLQSDADSHFEQLMVSMLEERDRLLETLRETQETLALTQGKLHEVGHERDSLQRQLNTALPQEFAALTKELNVCREQLLEREEEIAELKAERNNTRLLLEHLECLVSRHERSLRMTVVKRQAQSPAGVSSEVEVLKALKSLFEHHKALDEKVRERLRVALERCSLLEEELGTTHKELMILKEQNNQKKTLPDGMLDINHEQENTPTTNGKRSSDGSLCHDENLAKVIELQDIIDKQNKEQTQMKERLTALSSRVTELEEDLDTARKDLIKSEEMNTKLQRDVRETMAQKEDMEERITTLEKRYLAAQREATSVHDLNDKLENEIATKDSMHRQSEDKNRQLQERLELAEQKLQQTLRKAETLPEVEAELAQRVAALSKAEERHGNIEERLRQMEAQLEEKNQELQRARQREKMNEEHNKRLSETVDKLLSESNERLQLHLKERMAALEDKNSLLREIETAKKQVEELQHEKDQLVLNVEALRAENDQVRLRATSLHHSRPDFRYPITSSSLPDSHTDSYGTSSVLRRPQKGRLAALRDEPSKVQTLNEQDWERAQQASVLANVAQAFESDVDVSDVEDDRETIFSSVDLLSPSGQADAQTLAMMLQEQLDAINKEIRLIQEEKENTEQRAEEIESRVGSGSLDAHGRFRSMSSIPPPYASGSLAGSSPPGSGRSTPRRIPHSPAREVDRLGIMTLPSDLRKHRRKSPASREEVRDDKATIKCETSPPSSPRSLRLDRVQKGALHTVSHEDIRDIRNSTGSQDGQTSNPSSSNSSQDSLHKAPKKKGIKSSIGRLFGKKEKGRPGQASKETLGQVGMAEADSSSQDALGLSKLGGQAEKNRKMQKKHELLEEARRQGLPFAQWDGPTVVVWLELWVGMPAWYVAACRANVKSGAIMSALSDTEIQREIGISNPLHRLKLRLAIQEIMSLTSPSAPPTSRTTLAYGDMNHEWIGNEWLPSLGLPQYRSYFMECLVDARMLDHLTKKDLRGQLKMVDSFHRNSFQCGIMCLRRLNYDRKELERKREESQNEIKDVLVWSNERMIHWVVSIGLKEYANNLIESGVHGALVALDESFDYNALALLLQIPTQNTQARAVLEREFNNLLALGTDRRLDEDDDKSFRRAPSWRKKFRPKDIRGLAAGSAETLPANFRVTTSMSSPSMQPKKMQIDGSVSGTQRLDSATVRTYSC is encoded by the exons GAATTTGCAGCGCTTACAAAAGAGCTAAATGTATGCAGGGAGCAGCTGcttgaaagggaagaagaaatcgctgaactgaaagcagaaagaaataatacGAGG ctattacTGGAACATTTGGAGTGTCTTGTCTCCAGGCATGAGCGATCTCTCAGAATGACTGTTGTAAAGAGACAAGCTCAGTCTCCAGCAGGAGTTTCTAGTGAAGTAGAAGTTCTCAAAGCACTAAAATCTTTATTTGAGCACCATAAAGCCCTTGATGAAAAG GTAAGGGAGAGGTTACGAGTAGCACTTGAAAGATGTAGCTTATTGGAAGAAGAACTAGGTACTACGCATAAAGAg ttaatGATTCTGAAAGAGCAAAATAATCAGAAGAAAACACTTCCAGATGGGATGCTGGATATAAATCATGAACAAGAAAATACACCAACTACAAATGGGAAG CGATCCTCTGATGGTTCTTTATGCCATGATGAAAACCTTGCTAAAGTGATTGAACTCCAAGACATTATAGATAAGCAAAACAAAGAGCAGACACAAATGAAGGAACGTCTTACTGCTTTGTCTAGCAGAGTAACAGAGCTGGAAGAAGATCTTGACACAGCTAGAAAAGACTTAATAAAATCTGAAGAAATGAATACAAAGTTACAGAGAGATGTACGAGAG ACTATGGCCCAAAAGGAAGACATGGAAGAGAGAATTACAACTCTTGAGAAACGCTACCTCGCTGCACAACGTGAAGCTACATCTGTGCATGACCTCAATGAtaaacttgaaaatgaaattgcCACTAAAGACTCCATGCATCGACAG AGTGAAGATAAGAATAGACAATTGCAAGAACGACTGGAACTAGCTGAACAAAAGCTGCAGCAGACTTTGAGAAAGGCTGAAACTTTGCCGGAGGTGGAAGCTGAGCTAGCACAGAGAGTTGCGGCACTTTCAAAG GCTGAGGAAAGACATGGCAATATAGAGGAACGATTGAGACAGATGGAAGCACAGCTAGAAGAAAAGAATCAAGAACTGCAAAGG GctagacagagagagaagatgAATGAAGAGCATAATAAACGTTTGTCAGAAACTGTTGATAAGCTTCTGTCTGAATCTAATGAAAGGCTTCAGCTTCATCTCAAGGAGAGGATGGCTGCCTTGGAAGATAAG aattcaCTTCTTCGAGAAATTGAAACTGCAAAAAAACAAGTAGAGGAACTTCAACATGAAAAG gaTCAGCTTGTATTAAATGTTGAAGCATTAAGGGCTGAAAATGACCAAGTGAGACTCAGAGCCACATCACTTCATCATAG CCGACCAGATTTCAGATACCCTATCACATCTTCGTCTTTGCCTGACAGTCATACAGACTCCTATGGCACCTCATCAGTGCTAAGGCGTCCCCAGAAAGGACGTTTGGCAGCTCTCAGAGATGAACCTTCAAAG GTTCAAACTCTGAACGAGCAGGACTGGGAGCGAGCCCAGCAAGCAAGTGTATTGGCAAATGTGGCACAAGCGTTTGAAAGTGATGTTGATGTCTCTGATGTTGAGGATGATAGGGAGACTATATTCAGTTCAGTTGATCTGCTATCACCAAGTGGTCAGGCTGATGCTCAAACTTTGGCCATGATGCTTCAAGAACAGTTGGATGCAATCAACAAAGAGATTAG acttatacaagaagaaaaggaaaacacagagcagCGTGCAGAGGAGATTGAAAGCAGAGTGGGTAGTGGAAGTTTGGATGCCCATGGCCGATTCAGGTCCATGAGCTCCATTCCTCCTCCATACGCAAGTGGGTCACTTGCTGGTTCTTCCCCACCTGGCAGTGGCCGCTCTACCCCAAGGCGGATTCCACATAGTCCAGCTCGGGAAGTGGACAGACTAGGTATCATGACACTG CCTAGCGATTTAAGGAAACACCGTAGAAAG TCTCCAGCTTCTAGAGAAGAGGTACGAGATGATAAAGCCACAATAAAATGTGAAACATCACCACCTTCTTCACCTCGATCTTTGCGTTTGGACAGAGTCCAAAAAGGAGCTTTGCATACAGTGAGCCATGAAGATATCAGGGACATAAGAAA TTCAACAGGCTCGCAAGATGGGCAAACGAGTAATCCTAGTAGCAGTAATAGTAGCCAAGATTCTCTTCATAAAGCCCCCAAAAAGAAGGGGATTAAATCCTCTATTGGCCGCTTGTTtggcaagaaagaaaagggacGACCTGGACAAGCGAGCAAGGAAACATTAGGACAAG ttGGCATGGCAGAAGCAGATAGTTCCTCTCAGGATGCATTAGGTCTCAGCAAGCTTGGAGGTCaggcagaaaaaaacaggaaaatgcaaaaaaa GCATGAGCTGCTAGAGGAAGCCAGAAGACAAGGTTTGCCTTTTGCACAGTGGGATGGGCCTACTGTTGTTGTGTGGTTGGAG cTGTGGGTTGGGATGCCAGCCTGGTATGTGGCTGCTTGCCGAGCAAATGTGAAAAGTGGTGCTATCATGTCAGCCTTGTCTGATACAGAAATACAGCGTGAAATTGGAATTAGTAATCCTCTGCACAGACTGAAGCTGAGGCTGGCCATTCAGGAAATCATGTCACTAACAAGTCCATCTGCCCCTCCCACCTCAAGGACG aCGTTAGCATATGGTGATATGAACCATGAGTGGATCGGCAATGAATGGCTCCCTAGTCTGGGGCTCCCTCAGTATCGCAGCTATTTCATGGAATGTCTTGTTGATGCTCGAATGCTGGATCATTTAACTAAAAAAGATCTGCGTGGGCAACTTAAAATGGTGGACAGCTTTCACAG aaacagttttcagTGTGGCATTATGTGCCTACGAAGACTGAATTATGATCGAaaagaacttgaaagaaaaagagaagaaagccagaATGAAATTAAGG atGTCCTTGTCTGGAGCAATGAAAGAATGATCCATTGGGTAGTGTCCATTGGTCTTAAAGAATATGCGAATAACCTTATAGAGAGCGGAGTTCACGGTGCACTTGTGGCCTTAGATGAATCATTTGATTACAATGCATTAGCTCTCTTATTACAAATACCCACTCAAAACACACAG GCTCGTGCTGTTCTGGAGAGGGAATTTAATAACCTTCTTGCTTTGGGCACTGACAGAAGACTTGATGAA GATGATGATAAGAGCTTTAGGAGAGCACCTTCATGGAGAAAGAAGTTTAGACCAAAGGACATAAGAGGTTTAGCTGCTGGatcagcagagactcttcctgcAAATTTCAGAGTTACAACCTCAATGTCTTCACCCTCTATGCAGCCAAAGAAGATGCAGATTGATG